From a region of the Lactuca sativa cultivar Salinas chromosome 4, Lsat_Salinas_v11, whole genome shotgun sequence genome:
- the LOC111919483 gene encoding uncharacterized protein LOC111919483 isoform X3 yields the protein MEVIMTSPVQECLMMENGGGDDSAKLTKSKKRRQKKKKQAASVPTSGDANTGSKREDCMETSSNKMISDKIATPDAKIVAKGEEGTTATDNTVSKKRKRLRKKKNQSSNDMVTVEKDLSKTATDDVKMVSKGENHMETSSNKMISDKTATPDAKTVSKGEDETKVANGEMVSGTTPTDNTMPKKKKKKKNQEASNDMVTNGEMVSDTTGTDDVKMVSKGEEDTKVVNGEMGSGTTATDNTVSKKRKRPRKKKNQEASNDMVTVEKDLSKTATDDVKMVSKGEETGTDVVKMVSDTTATDNTVPKKKKSRKKKKKNQEASNDMVNVEKDSTKTETNDAKMVSKGENHTKVTNANKGLIKTTKSYKNGRVTEQKIHRSTERGQNKDKQEGKKHEVCYASMGAKRVKMESVIQTGKEKLSGTTKPGKKLLIFDINGLLADIVSPRPQDVQADYYIPKRAIFKRPYLDGFLRFCFERFNVGIWSSRTKQVLYPVVDFLLGDLKKNLLFIWG from the exons ATGGAGGTAATCATGACATCTCCTGTTCAGGAGTGTTTAATGATGGAAAATGGTGGAGGTGATGATTCTGCTAAGCTGACTAAATCAAAAAAAAGGAGACAGAAAAAAAAG AAACAGGCAGCATCAGTTCCAACTTCTGGTGATGCAAATACAGGGTCAAAAAGAGAAGATTGTATGGAAACTTCTAGTAACAAGATGATTTCAGATAAAATTGCAACTCCTGATGCAAAGATAGTGGCAAAAGGAGAAGAGGGAACAACTGCAACAGATAATACAGTGTCAAAAAAGAGAAAAAGGCTGAGAAAAAAGAAGAATCAATCCTCAAATGACATGGTAACTGTAGAGAAAGATTTAAGTAAAACTGCAACTGATGATGTGAAAATGGTGTCAAAAGGAGAAAATCATATGGAAACTTCTAGTAACAAGATGATCTCAGATAAAACTGCAACTCCTGATGCAAAGACAGTGTCAAAAGGAGAAGATGAAACAAAAGTTGCAAATGGTGAAATGGTTTCAGGTACAACCCCAACAGATAATACAATgccaaaaaagaaaaagaagaagaagaatcaagaagccTCAAATGACATGGTTACCAATGGTGAAATGGTTTCAGATACAACTGGAACTGATGATGTGAAAATGGTGTCAAAAGGAGAAGAGGACACAAAAGTTGTCAATGGTGAAATGGGTTCAGGTACAACTGCAACAGATAATACAGTGTCAAAAAAGAGAAAGAGGCCAAGAaaaaagaagaatcaagaagccTCAAATGACATGGTAACTGTAGAGAAAGACTTGAGTAAAACTGCAACTGATGATGTGAAAATGGTGTCAAAAGGAGAAGAGACTGGAACTGATGTTGTGAAAATGGTTTCAGATACAACTGCAACAGATAATACAGTGCCAAAAAAGAAAAAGAGCaggaaaaaaaagaagaagaatcaagaagccTCAAATGACATGGTAAATGTAGAGAAAGATTCAACTAAAACTGAAACTAATGATGCAAAAATGGTGTCAAAAGGAGAAAATCACACAAAAGTTACCAATGCAAACAAGGGTTTAATTAAAACTACAAAAAGTTATAAGAATGGTAGAGTAACAGAGCAAAAGATTCATAGATCAACTGAAAGAGGACAAAATAAAGATAAACAAGAAGGAAAGAAACATGAAGTTTGTTATGCAAGTATGGGTGCAAAAAGGGTAAAAATGGAAAGTGTAATACAAACAGGAAAAGAGAAGTTATCTGGAACTACAAAACCAGGGAAAAAGCTTCTGATTTTTGATATAAATGGATTGCTTGCAGATATTGTGTCACCTCGCCCACAAGATGTGCAAGCAGATTATTATATTCCAAAACGAGCAA TATTCAAAAGACCCTATTTGGATGGTTTTTTGCGGTTTTGTTTTGAGAGATTTAATGTTGGCATCTGGTCTTCAAGAACAAAGCAAGTTTTGTACCCAGTGGTTGACTTTTTGTTAGGTGATTTAAAGAAGAATCTGCTTTTTATTTGG GGATGA
- the LOC111919483 gene encoding uncharacterized protein LOC111919483 isoform X2, translating into MEVIMTSPVQECLMMENGGGDDSAKLTKSKKRRQKKKAASVPTSGDANTGSKREDCMETSSNKMISDKIATPDAKIVAKGEEGTTATDNTVSKKRKRLRKKKNQSSNDMVTVEKDLSKTATDDVKMVSKGENHMETSSNKMISDKTATPDAKTVSKGEDETKVANGEMVSGTTPTDNTMPKKKKKKKNQEASNDMVTNGEMVSDTTGTDDVKMVSKGEEDTKVVNGEMGSGTTATDNTVSKKRKRPRKKKNQEASNDMVTVEKDLSKTATDDVKMVSKGEETGTDVVKMVSDTTATDNTVPKKKKSRKKKKKNQEASNDMVNVEKDSTKTETNDAKMVSKGENHTKVTNANKGLIKTTKSYKNGRVTEQKIHRSTERGQNKDKQEGKKHEVCYASMGAKRVKMESVIQTGKEKLSGTTKPGKKLLIFDINGLLADIVSPRPQDVQADYYIPKRAIFKRPYLDGFLRFCFERFNVGIWSSRTKQVLYPVVDFLLGDLKKNLLFIWDNSFCTNTGMKTLEDKYKPMVFKDLRKIWLKWLDGTFHESNTLLLDDSPYKALLNPKNTAIFPLSYSYKDRNDDFLGPNGDLRKYLEVLADTEDVKTYVEQHPFGQSAIDQTHPSWAFYAKALKSQK; encoded by the exons ATGGAGGTAATCATGACATCTCCTGTTCAGGAGTGTTTAATGATGGAAAATGGTGGAGGTGATGATTCTGCTAAGCTGACTAAATCAAAAAAAAGGAGACAGAAAAAAAAG GCAGCATCAGTTCCAACTTCTGGTGATGCAAATACAGGGTCAAAAAGAGAAGATTGTATGGAAACTTCTAGTAACAAGATGATTTCAGATAAAATTGCAACTCCTGATGCAAAGATAGTGGCAAAAGGAGAAGAGGGAACAACTGCAACAGATAATACAGTGTCAAAAAAGAGAAAAAGGCTGAGAAAAAAGAAGAATCAATCCTCAAATGACATGGTAACTGTAGAGAAAGATTTAAGTAAAACTGCAACTGATGATGTGAAAATGGTGTCAAAAGGAGAAAATCATATGGAAACTTCTAGTAACAAGATGATCTCAGATAAAACTGCAACTCCTGATGCAAAGACAGTGTCAAAAGGAGAAGATGAAACAAAAGTTGCAAATGGTGAAATGGTTTCAGGTACAACCCCAACAGATAATACAATgccaaaaaagaaaaagaagaagaagaatcaagaagccTCAAATGACATGGTTACCAATGGTGAAATGGTTTCAGATACAACTGGAACTGATGATGTGAAAATGGTGTCAAAAGGAGAAGAGGACACAAAAGTTGTCAATGGTGAAATGGGTTCAGGTACAACTGCAACAGATAATACAGTGTCAAAAAAGAGAAAGAGGCCAAGAaaaaagaagaatcaagaagccTCAAATGACATGGTAACTGTAGAGAAAGACTTGAGTAAAACTGCAACTGATGATGTGAAAATGGTGTCAAAAGGAGAAGAGACTGGAACTGATGTTGTGAAAATGGTTTCAGATACAACTGCAACAGATAATACAGTGCCAAAAAAGAAAAAGAGCaggaaaaaaaagaagaagaatcaagaagccTCAAATGACATGGTAAATGTAGAGAAAGATTCAACTAAAACTGAAACTAATGATGCAAAAATGGTGTCAAAAGGAGAAAATCACACAAAAGTTACCAATGCAAACAAGGGTTTAATTAAAACTACAAAAAGTTATAAGAATGGTAGAGTAACAGAGCAAAAGATTCATAGATCAACTGAAAGAGGACAAAATAAAGATAAACAAGAAGGAAAGAAACATGAAGTTTGTTATGCAAGTATGGGTGCAAAAAGGGTAAAAATGGAAAGTGTAATACAAACAGGAAAAGAGAAGTTATCTGGAACTACAAAACCAGGGAAAAAGCTTCTGATTTTTGATATAAATGGATTGCTTGCAGATATTGTGTCACCTCGCCCACAAGATGTGCAAGCAGATTATTATATTCCAAAACGAGCAA TATTCAAAAGACCCTATTTGGATGGTTTTTTGCGGTTTTGTTTTGAGAGATTTAATGTTGGCATCTGGTCTTCAAGAACAAAGCAAGTTTTGTACCCAGTGGTTGACTTTTTGTTAGGTGATTTAAAGAAGAATCTGCTTTTTATTTGG GATAATTCATTTTGCACGAATACAGGGATGAAAACTCTTGAAGATAAATACAAGCCAATGGTTTTCAAGGATTTGAGAAAGATTTGGCTGAAATGGCTCGATGGAACTTTTCATGAATCAAATACATTGTTATTGGATGATTCTCCATATAAAGCATTGTTGAATCCT AAGAATACTGCAATCTTTCCTCTATCTTACAGCTACAAGGATAGGAATGATGACTTTCTAg GTCCCAATGGTGATCTCCGAAAGTATCTTGAAGTGTTGGCAGACACTGAAGATGTGAAGACGTATGTAGAGCAACATCCGTTTGGCCAATCAGCTATCGATCAAACACACCCAAGTTGGGCCTTTTATGCAAAAGCTCTAAAGAGTCAAAAATAG
- the LOC111919483 gene encoding uncharacterized protein LOC111919483 isoform X1: MEVIMTSPVQECLMMENGGGDDSAKLTKSKKRRQKKKKQAASVPTSGDANTGSKREDCMETSSNKMISDKIATPDAKIVAKGEEGTTATDNTVSKKRKRLRKKKNQSSNDMVTVEKDLSKTATDDVKMVSKGENHMETSSNKMISDKTATPDAKTVSKGEDETKVANGEMVSGTTPTDNTMPKKKKKKKNQEASNDMVTNGEMVSDTTGTDDVKMVSKGEEDTKVVNGEMGSGTTATDNTVSKKRKRPRKKKNQEASNDMVTVEKDLSKTATDDVKMVSKGEETGTDVVKMVSDTTATDNTVPKKKKSRKKKKKNQEASNDMVNVEKDSTKTETNDAKMVSKGENHTKVTNANKGLIKTTKSYKNGRVTEQKIHRSTERGQNKDKQEGKKHEVCYASMGAKRVKMESVIQTGKEKLSGTTKPGKKLLIFDINGLLADIVSPRPQDVQADYYIPKRAIFKRPYLDGFLRFCFERFNVGIWSSRTKQVLYPVVDFLLGDLKKNLLFIWDNSFCTNTGMKTLEDKYKPMVFKDLRKIWLKWLDGTFHESNTLLLDDSPYKALLNPKNTAIFPLSYSYKDRNDDFLGPNGDLRKYLEVLADTEDVKTYVEQHPFGQSAIDQTHPSWAFYAKALKSQK; this comes from the exons ATGGAGGTAATCATGACATCTCCTGTTCAGGAGTGTTTAATGATGGAAAATGGTGGAGGTGATGATTCTGCTAAGCTGACTAAATCAAAAAAAAGGAGACAGAAAAAAAAG AAACAGGCAGCATCAGTTCCAACTTCTGGTGATGCAAATACAGGGTCAAAAAGAGAAGATTGTATGGAAACTTCTAGTAACAAGATGATTTCAGATAAAATTGCAACTCCTGATGCAAAGATAGTGGCAAAAGGAGAAGAGGGAACAACTGCAACAGATAATACAGTGTCAAAAAAGAGAAAAAGGCTGAGAAAAAAGAAGAATCAATCCTCAAATGACATGGTAACTGTAGAGAAAGATTTAAGTAAAACTGCAACTGATGATGTGAAAATGGTGTCAAAAGGAGAAAATCATATGGAAACTTCTAGTAACAAGATGATCTCAGATAAAACTGCAACTCCTGATGCAAAGACAGTGTCAAAAGGAGAAGATGAAACAAAAGTTGCAAATGGTGAAATGGTTTCAGGTACAACCCCAACAGATAATACAATgccaaaaaagaaaaagaagaagaagaatcaagaagccTCAAATGACATGGTTACCAATGGTGAAATGGTTTCAGATACAACTGGAACTGATGATGTGAAAATGGTGTCAAAAGGAGAAGAGGACACAAAAGTTGTCAATGGTGAAATGGGTTCAGGTACAACTGCAACAGATAATACAGTGTCAAAAAAGAGAAAGAGGCCAAGAaaaaagaagaatcaagaagccTCAAATGACATGGTAACTGTAGAGAAAGACTTGAGTAAAACTGCAACTGATGATGTGAAAATGGTGTCAAAAGGAGAAGAGACTGGAACTGATGTTGTGAAAATGGTTTCAGATACAACTGCAACAGATAATACAGTGCCAAAAAAGAAAAAGAGCaggaaaaaaaagaagaagaatcaagaagccTCAAATGACATGGTAAATGTAGAGAAAGATTCAACTAAAACTGAAACTAATGATGCAAAAATGGTGTCAAAAGGAGAAAATCACACAAAAGTTACCAATGCAAACAAGGGTTTAATTAAAACTACAAAAAGTTATAAGAATGGTAGAGTAACAGAGCAAAAGATTCATAGATCAACTGAAAGAGGACAAAATAAAGATAAACAAGAAGGAAAGAAACATGAAGTTTGTTATGCAAGTATGGGTGCAAAAAGGGTAAAAATGGAAAGTGTAATACAAACAGGAAAAGAGAAGTTATCTGGAACTACAAAACCAGGGAAAAAGCTTCTGATTTTTGATATAAATGGATTGCTTGCAGATATTGTGTCACCTCGCCCACAAGATGTGCAAGCAGATTATTATATTCCAAAACGAGCAA TATTCAAAAGACCCTATTTGGATGGTTTTTTGCGGTTTTGTTTTGAGAGATTTAATGTTGGCATCTGGTCTTCAAGAACAAAGCAAGTTTTGTACCCAGTGGTTGACTTTTTGTTAGGTGATTTAAAGAAGAATCTGCTTTTTATTTGG GATAATTCATTTTGCACGAATACAGGGATGAAAACTCTTGAAGATAAATACAAGCCAATGGTTTTCAAGGATTTGAGAAAGATTTGGCTGAAATGGCTCGATGGAACTTTTCATGAATCAAATACATTGTTATTGGATGATTCTCCATATAAAGCATTGTTGAATCCT AAGAATACTGCAATCTTTCCTCTATCTTACAGCTACAAGGATAGGAATGATGACTTTCTAg GTCCCAATGGTGATCTCCGAAAGTATCTTGAAGTGTTGGCAGACACTGAAGATGTGAAGACGTATGTAGAGCAACATCCGTTTGGCCAATCAGCTATCGATCAAACACACCCAAGTTGGGCCTTTTATGCAAAAGCTCTAAAGAGTCAAAAATAG